In Moorella sp. Hama-1, a single genomic region encodes these proteins:
- a CDS encoding 2-isopropylmalate synthase: MADSKKRIYIFDTTLRDGEQSPGVSLNIQEKLEIARQLARLGVDVIEAGFPIASPGDFEAVRAVAREVEGAVIAGLARINDRDIDRAWEALQEAKRPRIHVFIATSDIHLQYKLRMTREEVLAAVRRGVARAKSYCHDIEFSPEDASRSDLDFLCQVLTAAVEAGATVLNIPDTVGYATPAEFGRLISQIRQRVAGIDQVQISVHCHNDLGMAVANSLAAIENGALQVEGAINGIGERAGNTALEELIMALYTRRDYYGCRTGIVTEEIYRTSKLVSSLTGMPVQYNKAIVGKNAFTHEAGIHQDGVLKERTTYEIMNPALIGLVQDNIFLGKHSGRHALRSRLEELGFKLTEAELDKAFARFKELADRKKEISDRDLEAIVEHEVKHIPEKFVLEHIHISTGNRVVPTATIGIRVGEELKEEAACGEGPVDAAFKAIDKLTRIPVCLKSYNLNAVTGGKDAVGEVTVKIEYANRVFIGRGISTDVLEASARAYLNAINKVVYEVGEENIAVQSSSQL; encoded by the coding sequence TTGGCAGATAGCAAGAAGCGGATTTATATTTTCGATACCACCCTGCGCGACGGCGAACAGTCGCCGGGGGTAAGCCTGAACATCCAGGAGAAGCTGGAGATCGCCCGCCAGTTGGCCCGGCTGGGGGTCGATGTCATTGAAGCCGGTTTTCCCATCGCCTCCCCCGGGGATTTTGAAGCCGTCCGGGCTGTGGCCCGGGAAGTCGAGGGAGCGGTCATTGCCGGCCTGGCCCGGATCAACGACCGGGATATCGACCGCGCCTGGGAGGCCCTGCAGGAGGCTAAACGGCCGCGGATCCATGTTTTTATTGCTACCTCGGATATTCACTTGCAATATAAACTGCGCATGACCAGGGAAGAGGTCCTGGCGGCCGTCCGGCGGGGCGTGGCCCGGGCCAAAAGCTACTGCCATGATATCGAGTTTTCGCCGGAGGACGCCTCCCGGAGCGACCTGGACTTCCTCTGCCAAGTGCTGACTGCAGCTGTTGAGGCTGGTGCTACCGTCCTCAACATCCCGGACACCGTGGGCTACGCCACCCCGGCGGAGTTCGGCCGCCTGATCAGCCAGATCCGGCAGCGGGTGGCGGGTATTGATCAGGTGCAGATCAGCGTTCACTGCCATAACGACCTGGGAATGGCGGTGGCCAATTCCCTGGCGGCCATCGAGAACGGCGCCTTACAGGTGGAAGGGGCCATCAACGGCATCGGTGAACGGGCCGGCAACACCGCCTTGGAGGAGCTTATTATGGCCCTGTACACCCGGAGGGATTACTACGGTTGCCGGACGGGCATCGTCACCGAGGAGATCTACCGTACCAGCAAACTGGTCAGCAGCCTCACCGGTATGCCCGTCCAGTACAACAAGGCCATTGTCGGTAAAAACGCCTTCACCCATGAGGCCGGGATCCACCAGGACGGCGTCCTGAAGGAACGGACCACCTATGAGATTATGAACCCGGCCCTGATCGGCCTGGTCCAGGATAATATCTTCCTGGGCAAACACTCCGGCCGCCATGCCCTGCGCAGCCGCCTGGAGGAACTGGGCTTTAAACTAACCGAGGCTGAACTGGATAAGGCCTTCGCCCGCTTTAAAGAACTGGCCGACCGCAAGAAGGAGATCAGCGACCGCGACCTGGAGGCCATTGTCGAGCACGAAGTCAAGCACATCCCGGAGAAATTCGTCCTGGAACACATTCACATCTCCACCGGCAACCGGGTGGTACCTACAGCCACCATCGGCATCCGGGTGGGCGAAGAATTAAAAGAAGAGGCCGCCTGCGGCGAAGGCCCGGTGGACGCCGCTTTCAAGGCCATCGATAAGCTGACCAGGATCCCGGTCTGCCTTAAATCTTATAACCTCAATGCCGTTACCGGTGGCAAGGACGCCGTCGGTGAGGTAACGGTAAAGATCGAGTATGCCAACCGGGTCTTTATCGGCCGCGGTATCAGCACCGACGTCCTGGAAGCCAGCGCCCGCGCCTACCTGAACGCCATTAATAAGGTGGTTTACGAGGTGGGGGAAGAGAATATTGCTGTCCAATCTTCAAGCCAACTATAA